In the Variovorax sp. S12S4 genome, one interval contains:
- a CDS encoding homocysteine S-methyltransferase family protein, whose translation MKPLVYTRGQALAGILEKRIAILDGAMGTMIQRFKLTEEQYRGERFKDFERDVKGNNELLSLTRPDVIRDIHEGYLAAGADLIETNTFGATTIAQEDYKMAHLAREMNLESAKLARAACDKFSTPDKPRFVAGALGPTPKTASISPDVNDPGARNVDFEQLRAAYYEQTEALVEGGADVILVETIFDTLNAKAALFAVDEYFDNSGQRLPLIISGTVTDASGRILSGQTVTAFWHSVRHAQPLAVGLNCALGAALMRPYIQELAKVAGDTFISCYPNAGLPNPMSETGFDETPDVTSRLLHEFAAEGLVNIVGGCCGTTPDHIAAIGQAVAPVPGRLLNNSAGFYREAA comes from the coding sequence ATGAAGCCCCTTGTCTACACCCGCGGCCAGGCACTCGCCGGCATCCTCGAAAAGCGCATCGCCATCCTCGACGGCGCCATGGGCACGATGATCCAGCGCTTCAAGCTCACCGAAGAGCAGTACCGCGGTGAGCGCTTCAAGGACTTCGAGCGCGACGTGAAGGGCAACAATGAGCTGCTCTCGCTGACGCGGCCCGACGTGATCCGCGACATTCACGAGGGCTACCTTGCGGCGGGCGCCGACCTCATCGAGACCAACACCTTCGGCGCGACCACCATCGCGCAGGAGGACTACAAGATGGCGCACCTGGCGCGCGAAATGAACCTCGAGTCGGCCAAGCTCGCGCGCGCGGCCTGCGACAAGTTCAGCACGCCCGACAAGCCCCGCTTCGTGGCCGGCGCCCTGGGCCCGACGCCCAAGACCGCGAGCATCAGCCCCGACGTGAACGACCCGGGTGCGCGCAATGTCGACTTCGAGCAGCTGCGCGCGGCCTACTACGAGCAGACCGAGGCGCTGGTCGAGGGCGGCGCCGACGTGATCCTGGTCGAGACGATTTTCGACACGCTCAACGCCAAGGCCGCGCTGTTCGCGGTGGACGAGTACTTCGACAACAGCGGCCAACGCCTGCCGCTCATCATCAGCGGTACCGTGACCGACGCCTCGGGCCGCATCCTCAGCGGGCAGACCGTGACCGCCTTCTGGCACAGCGTGCGCCATGCGCAGCCGCTGGCCGTGGGGCTGAACTGCGCGCTGGGTGCGGCGCTGATGCGCCCCTACATCCAGGAACTCGCCAAGGTGGCGGGCGACACCTTCATCAGCTGCTACCCGAACGCGGGCCTGCCCAACCCGATGAGCGAAACCGGCTTCGACGAGACGCCGGACGTCACCTCGCGGCTGCTGCACGAGTTTGCGGCCGAAGGGCTGGTGAACATCGTCGGCGGCTGCTGCGGCACCACGCCGGACCACATTGCGGCCATCGGCCAGGCCGTGGCGCCGGTGCCCGGAAGGCTGTTGAACAACAGCGCCGGCTTCTACCGCGAAGCGGCCTGA
- a CDS encoding SH3 domain-containing protein — MNNKLSMRWVGIGALALALPLVATAQQAFTRGTVNMRAGPSGDYPLVARLAPGQPLDVIGCTGGYSWCDVVLPDGGRGWVWARSLDYAYQEQRVPLSTYAAVIGVPVVTFVIGNYWSNYYRDRPWYGERRWWGSRPPPPPAPGWRPPPPVRPAWQPKPWPGPGFKPAPGPGVRPQHAQGHRPPQPRPDFRPPSDPGFKPPRPQPAFRPGPPPGQPQMHPGGGGGGGRHGRGDGGGGGGGGGRHGGGGDGGGKGGGHGGGGGKGGGHGRPPRLASPRAQTAAACPTPLGWPVRRRRPSPQLSRQAVQVAALAR, encoded by the coding sequence ATGAACAACAAACTCTCCATGCGCTGGGTCGGCATCGGCGCGCTTGCCTTGGCGCTGCCCCTGGTGGCCACGGCGCAGCAGGCCTTCACGCGCGGCACCGTCAACATGCGCGCGGGCCCCTCGGGCGACTACCCGCTGGTGGCGCGCCTCGCGCCGGGCCAGCCGCTCGACGTGATCGGCTGTACCGGCGGCTACAGCTGGTGCGACGTGGTGCTGCCCGACGGCGGGCGCGGCTGGGTCTGGGCCCGCAGCCTCGACTACGCCTACCAGGAGCAGCGTGTGCCGCTCTCGACCTACGCGGCGGTGATCGGCGTGCCGGTCGTGACCTTCGTGATCGGCAACTACTGGTCCAACTACTACCGCGACCGGCCCTGGTACGGCGAGCGGCGCTGGTGGGGCAGCCGGCCGCCGCCTCCGCCGGCGCCCGGCTGGCGTCCGCCGCCGCCCGTGCGGCCGGCCTGGCAACCAAAGCCGTGGCCGGGCCCGGGCTTCAAGCCCGCGCCGGGGCCGGGCGTTCGCCCACAGCATGCACAGGGCCACCGGCCACCGCAGCCCCGGCCGGACTTCCGCCCACCGTCGGACCCCGGCTTCAAGCCGCCGCGGCCGCAGCCGGCCTTCCGACCCGGACCGCCGCCCGGCCAACCGCAAATGCATCCGGGCGGAGGCGGAGGCGGTGGCCGGCATGGCCGTGGTGACGGGGGCGGTGGTGGCGGAGGGGGCGGTCGCCACGGAGGCGGAGGCGACGGCGGCGGCAAGGGTGGAGGCCACGGCGGAGGCGGTGGCAAGGGCGGCGGACACGGCCGGCCACCGCGACTAGCTAGCCCGCGGGCGCAAACCGCGGCGGCTTGCCCGACACCTCTAGGTTGGCCGGTGCGTCGCCGGCGCCCTTCTCCTCAACTCAGTCGTCAAGCAGTCCAAGTTGCCGCGCTCGCGCGCTGA
- the icmH gene encoding type IVB secretion system protein IcmH/DotU, whose product MPLLEEVKIAAEDQVERAEHELAEAARPPVPPEPILQGPQELARLSPQPDRLEAMRTAASPLFDAARPLLTALAGMAARLDVAQADAVYLRLKEEVALFQSVCNDAGIRYEVILGASYSLCTALDAAAADARVVGSNADDVETHPEATRSLAVHFHGDSNGGAKVFRLVGWLVNKPHAHLDLLELMLVILRLGFEGLYRYAAKGRRELENMQYRLHSMVSTCRTGGSPICLRTGERSNALSTSLAAPQFLHNR is encoded by the coding sequence ATGCCCCTTCTCGAAGAAGTCAAGATTGCGGCCGAGGATCAGGTCGAGCGTGCCGAGCACGAACTGGCGGAGGCGGCCCGGCCGCCAGTTCCACCCGAGCCCATTCTGCAAGGGCCGCAGGAACTCGCGCGCCTGTCACCGCAGCCCGACCGGCTCGAGGCCATGCGGACTGCCGCGTCCCCCTTGTTCGACGCTGCACGCCCTTTGCTCACAGCTCTTGCCGGCATGGCCGCCCGACTGGACGTTGCCCAAGCCGATGCGGTTTACCTTCGGTTGAAGGAAGAAGTCGCGTTGTTCCAATCCGTCTGCAACGACGCTGGGATTCGCTACGAGGTGATTCTGGGCGCCAGCTATTCGCTGTGCACCGCGCTTGATGCCGCCGCCGCTGACGCACGGGTGGTCGGCTCCAACGCGGACGATGTCGAGACCCATCCGGAAGCGACGCGCTCGTTGGCCGTTCACTTTCACGGCGACAGCAACGGAGGCGCCAAGGTGTTTCGGCTCGTCGGATGGCTCGTCAACAAGCCGCACGCCCACCTTGACCTGCTGGAACTGATGCTGGTCATTCTCAGATTGGGGTTCGAAGGCCTCTACCGATACGCAGCCAAAGGCCGGCGCGAATTGGAGAACATGCAGTATCGGCTCCACTCGATGGTGAGCACATGCCGCACAGGCGGCTCCCCGATCTGCTTGCGCACTGGCGAGCGGTCGAACGCTTTATCGACGAGTCTCGCGGCGCCGCAGTTCCTACACAACCGGTGA
- a CDS encoding MFS transporter translates to MFNCESGFLVHRKKHGQREAVELIADINHYTKLQSPKDKPKKEKNGDAQPGLGWMRTLFDHNEHFIELSNMGEEDRSLMVMLTGLFLGLLLFSVCAAIFISNGAGRDEWISYVIWILPAWALWPNYMLWPLQYAPNFFTLLRARYRFNRTTRKVYVLRPARYGGNVVLDWDRVQAHVNWCAPREMTHDDLRDPVARQARQDNRGGQFGICGLVLYWPPLDAADKERKGEEVLWVGPKLAGENLWQYIRTFMEEGMDAVPEPTEYEWLRKGFHSVGQHVEETVLGPSRVLDRLGGRAGEGGASIQTSFNFMLNAVWAPLHCLAERLCSWPMFPDEWNSDCGQKRRESGLGPEEPLRWTAR, encoded by the coding sequence ATGTTCAATTGCGAATCTGGTTTCCTCGTTCATCGCAAGAAGCACGGGCAGCGTGAAGCAGTTGAGTTGATCGCGGACATCAACCACTACACGAAACTCCAGTCACCCAAAGACAAGCCGAAGAAGGAGAAGAACGGGGACGCGCAGCCCGGGCTGGGCTGGATGCGCACGCTGTTTGATCACAATGAGCATTTCATCGAGCTGTCCAACATGGGGGAGGAGGACAGGTCATTGATGGTGATGTTGACGGGATTGTTCTTAGGACTTTTGCTATTTTCCGTTTGTGCGGCGATATTTATCTCAAATGGGGCTGGCAGGGATGAATGGATCTCGTATGTGATCTGGATTCTTCCGGCGTGGGCCCTCTGGCCCAACTACATGCTCTGGCCCCTCCAATACGCCCCCAACTTCTTCACCCTTCTCCGCGCCCGCTACCGCTTCAACCGAACCACCCGCAAGGTCTACGTGCTGCGCCCCGCACGCTACGGAGGCAACGTGGTGCTGGACTGGGACCGCGTACAAGCCCATGTGAACTGGTGCGCCCCGCGCGAAATGACTCACGACGACCTGCGCGACCCGGTGGCGCGCCAGGCCCGCCAGGACAACCGCGGCGGCCAATTCGGCATCTGCGGCCTGGTCCTGTACTGGCCACCCTTGGATGCTGCCGACAAAGAGCGCAAGGGCGAAGAAGTCCTGTGGGTCGGCCCCAAGCTGGCCGGAGAAAACCTCTGGCAGTACATCCGCACCTTCATGGAAGAAGGCATGGATGCGGTGCCGGAACCCACGGAGTACGAGTGGCTGCGCAAGGGCTTTCATTCGGTGGGCCAGCACGTCGAGGAAACCGTGCTTGGGCCATCCCGCGTGCTCGACCGCCTGGGCGGGCGGGCCGGCGAAGGCGGGGCGTCCATCCAGACCAGCTTCAACTTCATGCTCAACGCGGTGTGGGCGCCGCTGCACTGTTTGGCCGAGCGGCTATGTTCGTGGCCCATGTTCCCCGACGAGTGGAACAGCGACTGCGGGCAGAAGCGGCGCGAGAGTGGCCTGGGGCCGGAAGAGCCGCTGCGGTGGACGGCCAGATGA
- a CDS encoding MFS transporter → MFNCESGFLVHRKKHGQREAVELIADINHYTKLQSPKDKPKKEKNGDAQPGLGWMRTLFDHNEHFIELSNMGEEDRSLMFLVTVMLAIALGWTAPFMGVVLAGTKLFSSDWYFGIVVGGGSVLGFAVLLYFLWPQTFAPTYFTSLRARYRFNRTTRKVYVLRPARYGGNVVLDWDRVQAHVNWCAPREMTHDDLRDPVARQARQDNRGGQFGICGLVLYWPPLDPADKERAGEEVLWVGPKLAGENLWQYIRTFMEEGMDAVPEPTEYEWLRKGFHSVGQHVEETVLGPSRVLDRLGGRAGEGGASIQTSFNFMLNAVWAPLHCLAERLCSWPMFPDEWNSDCGQKRRESGLGPEEPLRWTAR, encoded by the coding sequence ATGTTCAATTGCGAATCTGGTTTCCTCGTTCATCGCAAGAAGCACGGGCAGCGTGAAGCAGTTGAGTTGATCGCGGACATCAACCACTACACGAAACTCCAGTCACCCAAAGACAAGCCGAAGAAGGAGAAGAACGGGGACGCGCAGCCCGGGCTGGGCTGGATGCGCACGCTGTTTGATCACAATGAGCATTTCATCGAGCTGTCCAACATGGGGGAGGAGGACAGGTCATTAATGTTCTTGGTGACAGTGATGCTCGCGATTGCTCTGGGATGGACCGCACCTTTTATGGGAGTGGTGTTGGCAGGCACGAAATTGTTCTCGTCAGATTGGTACTTTGGAATCGTTGTAGGGGGAGGAAGTGTTCTTGGATTTGCGGTGCTCCTCTACTTTCTCTGGCCGCAAACATTCGCCCCTACCTACTTCACCTCGCTACGCGCCCGCTACCGCTTCAACCGGACCACCCGCAAGGTCTACGTGCTGCGCCCGGCCCGCTACGGAGGCAACGTGGTGCTGGACTGGGACCGCGTACAAGCCCATGTGAACTGGTGCGCCCCGCGCGAGATGACGCACGACGACCTGCGCGACCCAGTGGCGCGCCAGGCCCGCCAGGACAACCGCGGCGGCCAGTTCGGCATCTGCGGCCTCGTTCTGTACTGGCCGCCTCTCGATCCTGCCGACAAGGAGCGCGCAGGCGAAGAAGTCCTGTGGGTCGGCCCTAAGCTGGCCGGAGAAAACCTCTGGCAGTACATCCGGACCTTCATGGAAGAAGGCATGGATGCGGTGCCCGAACCCACGGAGTACGAGTGGCTGCGCAAGGGCTTTCATTCGGTGGGCCAGCACGTCGAGGAAACCGTGCTTGGGCCATCCCGCGTGCTCGACCGCCTGGGCGGGCGGGCCGGCGAAGGCGGGGCGTCCATCCAGACCAGCTTCAACTTCATGCTCAACGCGGTGTGGGCGCCGCTGCACTGTTTGGCCGAGCGGCTATGTTCGTGGCCCATGTTCCCCGACGAGTGGAACAGCGACTGCGGGCAGAAGCGGCGCGAGAGTGGGCTGGGGCCGGAAGAGCCGCTGCGGTGGACGGCCAGATGA
- a CDS encoding MFS transporter, with the protein MFNCESGFLAHRKKHGQREAVELIADINHYTELQSPKDKPKKNKKKKNADSQPGLDWQRTLFDRNEHFIELSNMGEEDRSLMVMLSGLFLGLLGFSISFWIFMTIDEPVFSKWWKLSMFFGACMTTVVLWLNYMLWPLQYAPNFFTLLRARYRFNRTTRKVYVLRPARYGGNVVLDWDRVQAHVNWCAPREMTHDDLRDPVARQARQARQDNRGGQFGICGLVLYWPPLDAADKERKGEEVLWVGPKLAGENLWQYIRTFMEEGMDAVPEPTEYEWLRKGFHTVGQHIEETVLGPSRVLDRLGGRAGEGETSIQTSFNFMLNAVWAPLHCLAERLCSWPTFPEEWNSDCGQKRRESGLGPEEPLRWTAR; encoded by the coding sequence ATGTTCAATTGCGAATCTGGTTTCCTCGCTCATCGCAAGAAGCACGGGCAGCGTGAAGCTGTCGAGTTGATTGCGGACATCAACCACTACACGGAGCTTCAGTCACCCAAGGACAAGCCAAAGAAGAACAAGAAGAAAAAGAACGCTGACTCGCAGCCCGGACTGGACTGGCAGCGCACACTGTTCGATCGCAACGAGCATTTCATCGAACTGTCCAACATGGGGGAGGAGGACAGGTCGTTGATGGTTATGTTGTCGGGATTGTTCTTAGGTCTACTGGGGTTCTCGATTTCCTTTTGGATCTTTATGACGATCGACGAGCCTGTGTTCAGTAAATGGTGGAAGCTATCCATGTTCTTTGGAGCATGCATGACAACAGTCGTGCTCTGGCTCAACTACATGCTCTGGCCCCTCCAATACGCCCCCAACTTCTTCACCCTTCTCCGCGCCCGCTACCGCTTCAACCGAACCACCCGAAAGGTCTACGTGCTGCGCCCGGCCCGCTACGGAGGCAATGTGGTGCTGGACTGGGACCGCGTACAAGCCCATGTGAACTGGTGCGCCCCGCGCGAGATGACGCACGACGACCTGCGCGACCCAGTGGCGCGCCAGGCCCGCCAGGCCCGCCAGGACAACCGCGGCGGCCAATTCGGCATCTGCGGCCTGGTCCTGTACTGGCCACCCTTGGATGCTGCCGACAAAGAGCGCAAGGGCGAAGAAGTCCTGTGGGTCGGCCCCAAACTGGCCGGAGAAAACCTCTGGCAGTACATCCGCACCTTCATGGAAGAAGGCATGGATGCGGTGCCGGAACCCACGGAGTACGAGTGGCTGCGCAAGGGCTTTCATACGGTGGGCCAGCACATCGAGGAAACCGTGCTCGGTCCGTCCCGCGTGCTCGATCGCCTGGGCGGGCGTGCCGGCGAAGGCGAGACGTCCATCCAGACCAGCTTCAACTTCATGCTCAACGCGGTGTGGGCGCCGCTGCACTGTTTGGCCGAACGTCTTTGCTCGTGGCCCACCTTCCCCGAAGAATGGAACAGCGACTGCGGCCAGAAGCGGCGCGAGAGTGGGCTGGGGCCGGAAGAGCCGCTGCGGTGGACGGCCAGATGA
- a CDS encoding DUF4123 domain-containing protein, which yields MNDNADNEGQGAAFRTLVDALIQGWSALAMPAAQGVGAAKADPVPQRAYLLFNRWDGNPLAQELAAQFPKWARDRCAVPDRNFEHREEHAPFLLELPEEMLGPVSGAEAWAVRDWLAQALESAAQKVGERTTRQDFCGIVISPASAQAIARHWVGLGDQRPPHQEDSVLFRYQDPRVMQRVWPALSPLQQSRWLGPVTHWWSLLQPWGPFGASHEPLQWFHARVPALPYGEPTGGSPRDLFDEPQWFLSGFSPDAHAIWRSYADNHIAPEAQPDPDGLLQMLADAARLGLKGVNLEDYVWVTWMHAPKEGAPRAMDWSRPHLAQALNRIEAQLRSQPDTRFSSLFVQAIQTRT from the coding sequence ATGAACGACAACGCGGACAACGAAGGACAGGGCGCTGCGTTCCGCACATTGGTCGACGCGTTGATTCAGGGCTGGAGCGCCCTGGCCATGCCTGCGGCCCAAGGCGTCGGCGCAGCCAAAGCCGATCCCGTCCCGCAGCGGGCCTACCTGCTGTTCAACCGCTGGGACGGCAACCCATTGGCACAGGAGCTCGCCGCGCAGTTCCCGAAATGGGCGCGCGACCGCTGCGCCGTGCCCGACCGCAATTTCGAGCACCGCGAGGAACACGCCCCGTTCCTGCTCGAACTGCCCGAAGAGATGCTCGGTCCCGTATCCGGCGCCGAAGCCTGGGCCGTGCGCGACTGGCTCGCGCAGGCGCTGGAATCCGCCGCGCAAAAGGTGGGCGAGCGCACCACCCGGCAGGACTTCTGCGGCATCGTCATCAGCCCCGCATCGGCCCAGGCCATCGCCCGCCACTGGGTCGGCCTCGGCGATCAGCGCCCGCCCCACCAGGAGGACAGCGTGCTGTTCCGCTACCAGGACCCGCGCGTGATGCAGCGGGTCTGGCCGGCCCTGAGTCCGCTGCAGCAAAGCCGGTGGCTGGGCCCGGTCACGCACTGGTGGTCGCTCCTGCAGCCCTGGGGGCCGTTCGGCGCGTCGCACGAACCGCTCCAGTGGTTTCATGCCAGAGTGCCCGCCCTGCCGTATGGCGAACCGACAGGCGGCTCACCGCGCGACCTGTTCGACGAGCCGCAGTGGTTTCTCTCGGGCTTCTCGCCCGATGCGCATGCGATCTGGCGCAGCTATGCCGACAACCACATCGCACCCGAGGCCCAGCCCGATCCGGACGGCCTGCTGCAGATGCTGGCGGACGCCGCCCGGCTGGGGCTCAAAGGAGTCAACCTCGAAGACTATGTGTGGGTCACCTGGATGCATGCGCCCAAGGAAGGCGCGCCCCGCGCGATGGACTGGAGCCGCCCCCATCTGGCGCAAGCCTTGAATCGGATCGAGGCGCAGCTGCGCAGCCAGCCCGACACCCGTTTCTCCAGCCTTTTTGTACAAGCCATCCAGACCCGGACTTGA
- a CDS encoding type VI secretion system Vgr family protein has translation MSAFIAAARARTLAIRSAAIPEFLGRPALEPVRLSGREGLNSLFEYELLLKTPDDLNLGASGAADFDLDSFIGREISCTIQLDGMGSFLPGAVGASIDAVGAGERQINALITDACLWGEEGRHVQYKLTLRPWLHLATLTTDCKIFQNQSVVQILDALLADYAFPVDKRLIGLDGAEGALYPTRDYQTQYNESDFEFFSRLTQEWGISYFFEHSGDKHRLVLIDNMGAYKKNDSAAYQEVEYHAPGWKTDAEYLSSFVPASRLTSGQYTSRDYDYTRPRADLTIGRSEPRPTGQADAEVYQWHAGATASHYAQPQAGSAEANDPQAEGRQLALLRMQALRTAGSRAQASGNLRGMVPGCTFRLLKHPRQNANAEYLILDTRLLIEDVAQDSQIRDAAPGRKQHWKVEVDFTAHPMAEPLRPALTQVKPFTHGPQTALVVGPEGQNLWTDEFGRIKVQFPWDRIGQKNQHSTCWIRVSSPWAGNQLGGVHVPRIGQEVIVDYIGGDPDLPVCTGRVHNQSNLPPWALPGQSALSGFRSRELTREGGNSAAGRSNHLVLDDTEAKIQVQLKSDHQHSQLSLGHITRIEDNAGRKDPRGQGFELRTDGHGVMRAAEGMLITTEARMDAAGHAKDLGDAIQRLTLARDLVEGQSDAARTSQAQARGDQDAVANSLKQFNDTIKGRGGDPQAGQFPELADPHLVLASPSGMALTSGGSTHIASTEHTQVTSSKHTSINSGGSLLAVALEAFKVYAMQNGMEMIAAQADIEIKALKNSIKMMAKDKIELTADFIDIIAKTRLTINGGGSYEEYVAGMITKGTAGQYITHAATHSFAPADTRPTKPLNGDACASKEQAADNGANSVARS, from the coding sequence ATGTCCGCATTCATCGCGGCTGCGCGAGCGCGCACGCTCGCCATCCGCAGCGCCGCCATTCCCGAGTTCCTGGGCCGCCCCGCGCTCGAACCCGTGCGTCTCTCGGGCCGCGAAGGCCTCAATTCCCTCTTCGAATACGAGCTCCTGCTCAAGACCCCCGACGACCTTAACCTGGGCGCCAGCGGCGCGGCCGATTTCGACCTGGACAGCTTCATCGGCCGCGAGATCAGCTGCACCATCCAGCTGGACGGCATGGGCTCATTTCTTCCCGGCGCCGTCGGCGCCTCCATCGATGCCGTCGGCGCCGGCGAGCGCCAGATCAACGCCCTCATCACCGATGCCTGCCTCTGGGGCGAGGAAGGCCGGCATGTCCAGTACAAGCTCACCCTGCGCCCCTGGCTGCACCTGGCCACCCTCACGACGGATTGCAAGATCTTCCAGAACCAGAGCGTGGTGCAGATCCTGGATGCGCTGCTGGCCGACTACGCCTTCCCCGTGGACAAGCGCCTCATCGGCCTGGACGGTGCCGAGGGCGCGCTCTACCCCACCCGCGACTACCAGACCCAGTACAACGAGAGCGACTTCGAGTTCTTCAGCCGCCTCACCCAGGAGTGGGGCATCAGCTACTTCTTCGAGCACAGCGGCGATAAACATCGCCTCGTGCTCATCGACAACATGGGCGCCTACAAGAAGAACGACAGCGCGGCCTACCAGGAGGTGGAGTACCACGCGCCGGGGTGGAAGACCGATGCCGAATACCTGAGCAGTTTCGTGCCTGCCAGCCGCCTGACCAGCGGCCAGTACACCAGCCGCGACTACGACTACACCCGACCGCGGGCCGACCTCACCATCGGCCGCAGCGAGCCGCGCCCCACCGGCCAGGCCGATGCCGAGGTCTACCAGTGGCATGCCGGTGCCACCGCCAGCCACTACGCCCAGCCCCAGGCCGGCAGCGCCGAGGCCAACGACCCGCAGGCCGAAGGGCGCCAACTGGCGCTCTTGCGCATGCAGGCGCTGCGCACCGCGGGCAGCCGCGCCCAGGCCAGCGGCAACCTGCGCGGCATGGTTCCGGGCTGCACCTTTCGGCTCTTGAAGCATCCGCGCCAGAACGCCAATGCCGAGTACCTGATCCTGGACACCCGGCTTCTGATCGAGGACGTCGCGCAGGACAGCCAGATCCGCGATGCCGCTCCAGGCAGGAAGCAGCATTGGAAGGTGGAGGTCGACTTCACCGCCCATCCGATGGCCGAGCCGCTGCGCCCGGCGCTCACGCAAGTGAAGCCGTTCACGCACGGTCCCCAGACTGCGCTGGTGGTCGGTCCCGAGGGCCAGAACCTCTGGACCGACGAGTTCGGGCGCATCAAGGTGCAGTTCCCGTGGGACCGCATCGGTCAGAAGAACCAGCACAGCACCTGCTGGATCCGGGTCTCCAGTCCGTGGGCGGGCAACCAGCTGGGCGGTGTGCATGTTCCGCGTATCGGCCAGGAGGTGATCGTCGATTACATCGGCGGCGACCCCGACCTGCCCGTGTGCACGGGGCGGGTGCACAACCAGAGCAATCTGCCGCCGTGGGCGCTGCCGGGGCAGTCGGCCCTGAGCGGCTTCAGGAGCCGGGAGCTGACCAGGGAAGGCGGCAATTCCGCGGCGGGGCGCAGCAACCACCTGGTGCTGGACGACACCGAAGCGAAGATCCAGGTGCAGCTCAAGAGCGACCACCAGCACAGCCAGTTGAGCCTGGGGCACATCACGCGCATCGAGGACAACGCGGGGCGCAAGGACCCCAGGGGCCAGGGCTTCGAACTGCGCACCGATGGGCATGGCGTGATGCGTGCGGCCGAGGGCATGTTGATCACCACCGAAGCCCGAATGGATGCCGCAGGACACGCCAAGGACCTGGGCGATGCCATACAGCGGCTCACGCTCGCGCGCGATCTGGTCGAAGGCCAGTCCGACGCCGCGCGCACCAGCCAGGCGCAGGCCAGGGGCGACCAGGATGCCGTCGCCAACTCCCTCAAGCAATTCAACGACACCATCAAAGGCCGCGGCGGCGATCCGCAAGCCGGCCAGTTTCCGGAACTGGCCGACCCGCATCTGGTGCTCGCCAGCCCGAGCGGCATGGCCCTCACCTCGGGCGGCTCGACCCACATTGCCAGTACCGAGCACACGCAAGTCACCAGCTCCAAGCACACCAGCATCAACAGCGGCGGCAGCCTGCTCGCGGTCGCGCTGGAGGCCTTCAAGGTCTACGCCATGCAAAACGGCATGGAGATGATCGCCGCCCAGGCCGACATCGAGATCAAGGCGCTGAAGAACTCCATCAAGATGATGGCCAAGGACAAGATCGAGCTGACGGCCGACTTCATCGACATCATCGCCAAGACACGGCTGACCATCAATGGCGGTGGCAGCTACGAAGAGTATGTCGCCGGCATGATCACCAAGGGCACCGCCGGCCAGTACATCACCCACGCGGCAACCCACAGTTTCGCGCCCGCCGACACCCGCCCGACCAAGCCCTTGAACGGCGACGCCTGCGCCTCCAAGGAGCAGGCGGCCGACAACGGCGCCAACTCGGTGGCGCGTTCATGA